Proteins from a single region of Streptomyces sp. TN58:
- a CDS encoding 2-hydroxyacid dehydrogenase, whose amino-acid sequence MTAAPRDVWLPFPAEEVAGLPDSFRYRQWDGEDAFPADPADCVFYVAPYMKAAEVTVRPLAAMPAVRVVQTLTAGIDDVLGRLGDLRPGVRLCNAAGVHTASTAELALALTLASLRGIPGMVRGQDREDWRSGFYDALADKSVLIIGYGSIGSAVEDRLAPFECARIERVARSARAAARGPVHAIADLPGLLPQADVVILVTPLTDATRGLAGAGFLGRMKDGALLVNVSRGPVVDTGALLAEVESGRLRAALDVTDPEPLPAGHPLWHAPNVLVTPHVGGSSSAFEPRAKRLVARQLTRFAAGEPVEHTVLITD is encoded by the coding sequence ATGACTGCTGCGCCCCGGGACGTCTGGCTCCCCTTCCCCGCCGAAGAGGTCGCCGGCCTCCCCGACTCCTTCCGGTACCGCCAGTGGGACGGAGAGGACGCCTTCCCTGCCGATCCGGCCGACTGCGTCTTCTACGTGGCCCCCTACATGAAGGCCGCCGAGGTCACCGTGCGCCCGCTCGCCGCGATGCCCGCCGTCCGGGTCGTCCAGACCCTGACCGCCGGCATCGACGACGTGCTGGGCCGACTGGGAGACCTGCGTCCCGGAGTGCGCCTGTGCAACGCAGCCGGGGTCCACACGGCCAGCACCGCCGAACTGGCCCTCGCCCTGACCCTCGCCTCCCTGCGCGGCATCCCCGGCATGGTCCGCGGACAGGACCGCGAGGACTGGCGCTCCGGCTTCTACGACGCCCTCGCCGACAAGTCAGTTCTGATCATCGGCTACGGATCCATCGGCTCGGCGGTCGAGGACCGCCTGGCGCCCTTCGAGTGCGCGCGGATCGAACGCGTCGCGCGCTCGGCGCGGGCCGCGGCACGCGGGCCGGTGCACGCCATCGCCGACCTGCCCGGGCTCCTGCCGCAGGCCGACGTGGTCATCCTCGTGACGCCCCTGACCGACGCAACCCGGGGACTGGCGGGCGCCGGGTTCCTCGGCCGGATGAAGGACGGGGCCCTGCTCGTGAACGTCTCGCGGGGCCCGGTCGTCGACACCGGGGCCCTGCTGGCGGAGGTGGAGTCGGGCCGGCTGCGTGCCGCCCTCGACGTCACCGACCCCGAACCGCTGCCCGCGGGCCACCCGCTCTGGCACGCCCCCAACGTCCTGGTCACGCCTCACGTCGGCGGCAGCAGCTCCGCGTTCGAGCCCCGCGCCAAGCGCCTGGTGGCCCGCCAACTCACCCGCTTCGCCGCCGGGGAGCCCGTGGAGCACACGGTACTGATCACCGACTAG
- a CDS encoding putative bifunctional diguanylate cyclase/phosphodiesterase: protein MQLILAVVSGGYAVGAALNWGSEEVAEIMGDFGLSAAGLLAAVSCYTYARTIDSRERPAWLLFAFSSLMGACGNAVWGWYEVILGESVPKPSLADFAFLCFAPPAIVGLLVLAKRPVTRAGWVCLGLDSWLIGGSLLTLSWSLALAQAAKTAQSGAPGSVPRAALSLAYPLLDIALVSMVLVLHFRRSETNRSAVNTAIAALALTVLSDALFTSPLLSAEYQSGQLLDAGWFAGSLLLAYAPWGARRIHHGPVPPGHPRRDRPHSRPITGSLPALTPYLAAAVCTLGILYNVVDGRKVDRMVVFTGCTVVLALVIRQGIMLLDNIALTQELAQKENHFRSLVQGSSDVIMIAAPTGTLRYVSPAAAGVYGREAEELVGTELATLIHPDDLGRVVHEVRRFLAAPPAEEPTTRIECRFRSGGGEWLNVESTVNRHQGGLILNSRDVTERVRLQAQLQHSAEHDPLTDLPNRALFTRRVRQALAGRRAGDHSTAVLFIDLDGFKAVNDTIGHQAGDELLIEAARRLHDSVRAGDTAARLGGDEFAALILGDGGRDRSAREYQVREIADRLRTRLSQPYRIGGSEVRVAASIGVAFADPGITPSDLMRNADLAMYRAKAGGKDRVETYAPQMQAEVVRKAELAGRLRTALHEGEFALLHQPVVSLATGEIAAVAAQARWRSAQGILFTPAEFLRVAEYSEGSAGGGSGAGPDASRTAELGRWLLEEAVEQAADRHRAGHDVPVAVRMTAQRLLDNAMPLGTVEALLTRHGLRSGALVLELAVSDPRVPFDDLERRLAALHRLGVGIALDGFGSGYAAISALRRLPVDMLKLDRGLVEGVVESARLHKITAGLLRIANDLGMRSVADGVDLPEQVAALRAMGCTHGQGAAFSGPLDEYRLRRALVRGTFPVPGGAAQPALAGGSSGGSMVIRRGSHNETPVPPT from the coding sequence ATGCAGCTGATCCTCGCGGTCGTCAGCGGGGGGTACGCCGTCGGCGCCGCCCTCAACTGGGGGTCCGAGGAAGTGGCCGAGATCATGGGCGACTTCGGGCTCAGCGCCGCCGGCCTGCTCGCCGCCGTCTCCTGCTACACCTACGCCCGCACGATCGACAGCCGGGAGCGCCCCGCCTGGCTGCTCTTCGCCTTCTCCTCCCTCATGGGCGCCTGCGGCAACGCCGTCTGGGGCTGGTACGAGGTGATCCTCGGCGAATCCGTACCGAAGCCCTCGCTCGCCGACTTCGCCTTCCTCTGCTTCGCCCCGCCCGCCATCGTGGGCCTTCTCGTCCTCGCCAAACGCCCGGTCACCCGCGCCGGCTGGGTGTGCCTCGGCCTCGACTCCTGGCTCATCGGCGGCTCCCTGCTGACCCTGTCCTGGAGCCTGGCCCTGGCCCAGGCGGCCAAGACCGCCCAGTCCGGCGCCCCCGGCAGCGTCCCGCGCGCCGCGCTCTCCCTCGCCTACCCCCTGCTGGACATCGCGCTCGTCTCGATGGTCCTGGTGCTGCACTTCCGGCGGAGCGAGACCAACCGCTCCGCCGTCAACACCGCCATCGCGGCGCTGGCGCTGACCGTCCTCAGCGACGCCCTGTTCACCTCGCCTCTCCTGAGCGCCGAGTACCAGTCCGGCCAGCTGCTGGACGCCGGCTGGTTCGCCGGCTCGCTGCTGCTCGCGTACGCCCCCTGGGGCGCCCGGCGCATCCACCACGGGCCGGTGCCGCCGGGGCACCCGCGCAGGGACCGGCCGCACAGCCGGCCGATCACCGGATCCCTGCCCGCCCTCACGCCGTACCTGGCGGCCGCCGTGTGCACCCTCGGCATCCTCTACAACGTCGTGGACGGCCGGAAGGTGGACAGGATGGTCGTGTTCACCGGCTGCACCGTCGTGCTCGCCCTCGTGATCCGGCAGGGCATCATGCTCCTCGACAACATCGCCCTGACCCAGGAACTGGCCCAGAAGGAGAACCACTTCCGCTCCCTCGTCCAGGGCTCCAGCGACGTCATCATGATCGCCGCACCCACCGGGACCCTGCGCTACGTCAGCCCGGCCGCCGCCGGGGTGTACGGCCGCGAGGCCGAGGAGCTGGTCGGCACCGAGCTGGCCACCCTGATCCACCCCGACGACCTCGGCCGCGTGGTCCACGAGGTACGCCGCTTCCTCGCCGCACCGCCGGCCGAGGAGCCCACCACCCGCATCGAATGCCGCTTCAGGTCGGGCGGCGGCGAGTGGCTGAACGTGGAGTCCACCGTCAACCGCCACCAGGGCGGACTCATCCTCAACAGCAGGGACGTCACCGAGCGTGTCCGGCTCCAGGCCCAGCTCCAGCACAGTGCCGAACACGACCCGCTGACCGACCTGCCCAACCGGGCGCTGTTCACCCGGCGTGTGCGCCAGGCCCTGGCGGGGCGCCGCGCGGGCGACCACAGCACCGCCGTGCTCTTCATCGACCTCGACGGCTTCAAGGCGGTCAACGACACCATCGGCCACCAGGCCGGCGACGAACTGCTCATCGAGGCCGCGCGCCGGCTCCATGATTCCGTCCGCGCCGGGGACACCGCCGCCCGGCTCGGCGGCGACGAGTTCGCCGCGCTGATCCTGGGCGACGGCGGCCGCGACCGCAGCGCCCGCGAGTACCAGGTCCGCGAGATCGCCGACCGGCTGCGCACCAGGCTCTCCCAGCCGTACCGGATCGGCGGTAGCGAGGTACGGGTGGCCGCCAGCATCGGCGTGGCCTTCGCCGACCCCGGCATCACTCCCTCGGACCTGATGCGCAACGCCGACCTGGCGATGTACCGGGCCAAGGCGGGCGGCAAGGACCGCGTCGAGACCTACGCCCCGCAGATGCAGGCCGAGGTGGTCCGCAAGGCCGAGCTGGCGGGCCGGCTGCGCACCGCGCTGCACGAGGGCGAGTTCGCCCTGCTGCACCAGCCCGTGGTCTCGCTGGCCACCGGCGAGATCGCGGCCGTCGCCGCCCAGGCCCGGTGGCGTTCGGCCCAGGGGATCCTCTTCACACCGGCGGAGTTCCTCCGGGTGGCCGAGTACAGCGAGGGCTCGGCGGGCGGCGGCTCCGGCGCCGGCCCGGACGCCTCGCGCACCGCCGAGCTGGGCCGCTGGCTGCTGGAGGAGGCCGTCGAGCAGGCCGCCGACCGGCACCGGGCCGGGCACGACGTACCCGTGGCCGTGCGGATGACCGCCCAGCGGCTCCTGGACAACGCCATGCCGCTCGGCACGGTGGAAGCGTTGCTGACCCGGCACGGCCTGCGCTCCGGGGCCCTGGTGCTGGAGCTCGCGGTCTCGGACCCCCGAGTCCCCTTCGACGACCTGGAGCGCCGCCTGGCGGCCCTGCACCGGCTCGGAGTGGGAATCGCCCTGGACGGCTTCGGCAGCGGCTACGCCGCCATCAGCGCCCTGCGCCGCCTGCCCGTGGACATGCTCAAGCTGGACCGGGGCCTGGTGGAGGGAGTGGTCGAGTCCGCCCGCCTGCACAAGATCACAGCCGGGCTCTTGCGGATCGCAAACGACCTCGGCATGCGGTCCGTGGCCGACGGGGTGGACCTGCCCGAGCAGGTGGCCGCGCTGCGCGCGATGGGGTGCACGCACGGCCAGGGGGCGGCCTTTTCCGGCCCCCTCGACGAGTACAGGCTGCGCCGTGCGCTGGTGCGCGGTACGTTCCCAGTACCGGGCGGAGCGGCCCAGCCGGCACTGGCGGGAGGCTCCTCCGGGGGTTCGATGGTCATCCGTAGAGGCTCACATAATGAGACGCCCGTCCCACCTACTTGA
- a CDS encoding acetolactate synthase large subunit, giving the protein MPMTEQATGAHHPQPRPRSGGQQSAAVEHVTGAQSLIRSLEEVGCDTVFGIPGGAILPAYDPMMDSKKVRHILVRHEQGAGHAATGYAQATGKVGVCMATSGPGATNLVTPIADAHMDSVPLVAITGQVSSKAIGTDAFQEADIVGITMPITKHNFLVTRAEDIPKTIAEAFHIAATGRPGPVLVDIAKDALQAKTTFSWPPSQDLPGYRPVTKPHAKQIREAAKLICQAKRPVLYVGGGVMKSGATAELKVLAELTGLPVCTTLMALGSFPDSHPLHVGMPGMHGSVTGVTALQKSDLLIALGTRFDDRVTGKLDSFAPYAKIIHADIDPAEIGKNRAVDVPIVGDAREVIADLIQAVQAEHTEGGAGDYTAWWNDLNRWRETYPLGYDLPADGSLSPQQVIERIGALAPKGTVFAAGVGQHQMWASHFVKYEEPRTWLNSGGAGTMGYAVPAAMGAKVGMPERTVWAIDGDGCFQMTNQELVTCALNNIPIKVAIINNGALGMVRQWQTLFYNQRYSNTVLHADETGHDTVGSQLGESTAPRKGTRVPDFVKLSEAMGCVALRCEDPADLDKVIAEANAINDRTVVIDFIVHEDAMVWPMVAAGTSNDEVMAARGVRPDFGDNEDD; this is encoded by the coding sequence ATGCCGATGACCGAGCAGGCCACCGGGGCCCACCATCCGCAGCCGCGGCCCCGTTCCGGCGGACAGCAGTCCGCCGCAGTTGAGCACGTCACGGGTGCGCAGTCCCTCATCCGCTCTCTCGAAGAGGTGGGGTGCGACACCGTCTTCGGGATTCCGGGAGGCGCCATCCTCCCCGCGTACGACCCGATGATGGACTCCAAGAAGGTCCGTCACATCCTGGTCCGCCACGAGCAGGGGGCCGGCCACGCCGCCACCGGCTACGCCCAGGCCACCGGCAAGGTCGGCGTCTGTATGGCCACGTCCGGCCCGGGCGCCACCAACCTGGTCACCCCGATCGCCGACGCGCACATGGACTCCGTCCCGCTCGTCGCGATCACCGGCCAGGTCTCCTCCAAGGCGATCGGCACCGACGCCTTCCAGGAGGCGGACATCGTCGGCATCACCATGCCGATCACCAAGCACAACTTCCTGGTCACCAGGGCCGAGGACATCCCGAAGACGATCGCCGAGGCGTTCCACATCGCCGCCACCGGCCGCCCGGGACCGGTCCTCGTCGACATCGCCAAGGACGCCCTCCAGGCGAAGACCACCTTCTCGTGGCCGCCCTCCCAGGACCTCCCCGGCTACCGGCCGGTCACCAAGCCGCACGCCAAGCAGATCCGCGAGGCCGCCAAGCTCATCTGCCAGGCCAAGCGCCCGGTGCTGTACGTCGGCGGCGGCGTCATGAAGTCCGGCGCCACCGCCGAGCTGAAGGTCCTGGCGGAGCTGACCGGCCTCCCGGTCTGCACGACCCTGATGGCGCTGGGCTCCTTCCCCGACAGCCACCCCCTGCACGTCGGCATGCCCGGCATGCACGGCAGCGTCACCGGCGTCACCGCGCTGCAGAAGTCGGACCTGCTGATCGCGCTGGGCACCCGCTTCGACGACCGCGTCACCGGCAAGCTGGACAGCTTCGCCCCCTACGCCAAGATCATCCACGCGGACATCGACCCGGCCGAGATCGGCAAGAACCGCGCCGTCGACGTCCCGATCGTCGGCGACGCCCGCGAGGTCATCGCCGACCTGATCCAGGCCGTCCAGGCCGAGCACACCGAAGGCGGCGCCGGCGACTACACCGCCTGGTGGAACGACCTCAACCGCTGGCGTGAGACGTACCCGCTGGGCTACGACCTGCCCGCGGACGGCAGCCTCTCGCCGCAGCAGGTCATCGAGCGCATCGGCGCGCTCGCGCCGAAGGGCACGGTCTTCGCGGCCGGTGTCGGCCAGCACCAGATGTGGGCCTCGCACTTCGTCAAGTACGAGGAGCCCCGCACCTGGCTGAACTCCGGCGGCGCCGGGACCATGGGCTACGCGGTCCCCGCCGCGATGGGCGCCAAGGTCGGCATGCCCGAGCGCACCGTCTGGGCGATCGACGGCGACGGCTGCTTCCAGATGACCAATCAGGAACTGGTCACCTGCGCCCTGAACAACATCCCGATCAAGGTCGCCATCATCAACAACGGCGCCCTGGGCATGGTCCGCCAGTGGCAGACGCTGTTCTACAACCAGCGGTACTCCAACACCGTCCTGCACGCCGACGAGACCGGACACGACACCGTCGGCTCCCAGCTCGGCGAGTCCACCGCGCCCCGCAAGGGCACGCGCGTCCCGGACTTCGTCAAGCTGTCGGAGGCCATGGGCTGCGTGGCGCTGCGCTGCGAGGACCCGGCCGACCTGGACAAGGTCATCGCCGAGGCCAACGCCATCAACGACCGCACCGTCGTCATCGACTTCATCGTCCACGAGGACGCCATGGTGTGGCCGATGGTCGCCGCCGGCACCTCCAACGACGAGGTCATGGCAGCGCGGGGCGTCCGCCCCGACTTCGGCGACAACGAAGACGACTGA
- the ilvN gene encoding acetolactate synthase small subunit, with translation MSKHTLSVLVENTPGILARIAALFSRRGFNIDSLAVGVTEHPDISRITIVVNVEDLPLEQVTKQLNKLVNVLKIVELEPHNAIERELVLVKVRADNETRSQIVEIVQLFRAKTVDVSPEAVTIEATGGSDKLGAMLKMLEPFGIKELVQSGTIAIGRGGRSITDRSLRALDRSA, from the coding sequence ATGTCCAAGCACACGCTCTCCGTCCTGGTCGAGAACACGCCCGGCATCCTCGCCCGGATCGCCGCCCTGTTCTCCCGCCGCGGGTTCAACATCGACTCCCTCGCGGTCGGCGTCACCGAGCACCCCGACATCTCCCGCATCACCATCGTCGTCAACGTCGAGGACCTCCCGCTGGAGCAGGTGACCAAGCAGCTGAACAAGCTGGTCAACGTGCTCAAGATCGTCGAGCTGGAGCCGCACAACGCCATCGAGCGCGAACTCGTCCTGGTGAAGGTCCGCGCCGACAACGAGACCCGCTCGCAGATCGTCGAGATCGTCCAGCTCTTCCGCGCCAAGACCGTCGACGTCTCCCCGGAGGCCGTCACCATCGAGGCGACCGGCGGTTCCGACAAGCTCGGCGCCATGCTCAAGATGCTGGAGCCCTTCGGCATCAAGGAGCTCGTGCAGTCCGGCACGATCGCCATAGGGCGCGGCGGACGGTCCATCACGGACCGCAGCCTGCGCGCGCTCGACCGCAGCGCCTGA
- the ilvC gene encoding ketol-acid reductoisomerase: MAELFYENDADLSIIQGRKVAVIGYGSQGHAHALSLRDSGVDVVVGLKEGSKSKAKAEEQGLKVVPVAEAAEWANVIMILTPDPLQAEIYEESVKDHLKEGDALFFGHGFNVRYGFIKPPTNVDVALVAPKGPGHLVRRQYEEGRGVPCIAAVEQDATGKAFDLALSYAAGIGGTRAGVIKTTFTEETETDLFGEQAVLCGGASALVKAGFETLTEAGYQPEIAYFECLHELKLIVDLMYEGGLEKMRWSVSETAEWGDYITGPRVITDATKAEMKKVLEEIQSGKFAEEWMAEYKAGLPKYNEYKKADSEHLLETTGKKLRKLMSWVDNDES, from the coding sequence GTGGCCGAGCTGTTCTACGAGAACGACGCCGACCTGTCCATCATCCAGGGCCGCAAGGTCGCGGTCATCGGTTACGGCAGCCAGGGCCACGCCCACGCGCTGTCGCTCCGTGACTCCGGCGTCGACGTCGTCGTCGGCCTGAAGGAGGGCTCGAAGTCCAAGGCCAAGGCCGAGGAGCAGGGCCTGAAGGTCGTCCCCGTGGCCGAGGCCGCCGAGTGGGCGAACGTCATCATGATCCTCACCCCGGACCCGCTGCAGGCCGAGATCTACGAGGAGTCCGTCAAGGACCACCTCAAGGAGGGCGACGCGCTCTTCTTCGGCCACGGCTTCAACGTCCGCTACGGCTTCATCAAGCCCCCCACCAACGTGGACGTCGCCCTGGTCGCCCCGAAGGGCCCGGGCCACCTGGTCCGCCGCCAGTACGAGGAGGGCCGCGGCGTCCCGTGCATCGCCGCCGTCGAGCAGGACGCCACCGGCAAGGCCTTCGACCTGGCGCTCTCCTACGCGGCCGGCATCGGCGGCACCCGCGCCGGCGTCATCAAGACCACCTTCACCGAGGAGACCGAGACCGACCTGTTCGGTGAGCAGGCCGTCCTCTGCGGTGGTGCGTCCGCGCTGGTCAAGGCCGGTTTCGAGACCCTGACCGAGGCGGGCTACCAGCCGGAGATCGCCTACTTCGAGTGCCTGCACGAGCTGAAGCTCATCGTCGACCTCATGTACGAGGGCGGCCTGGAGAAGATGCGCTGGTCGGTCTCCGAGACCGCCGAGTGGGGCGACTACATCACCGGCCCGCGCGTCATCACCGACGCCACCAAGGCCGAGATGAAGAAGGTCCTGGAGGAGATCCAGAGCGGCAAGTTCGCCGAGGAGTGGATGGCCGAGTACAAGGCCGGTCTGCCCAAGTACAACGAGTACAAGAAGGCCGACTCGGAGCACCTGCTGGAGACCACCGGCAAGAAGCTGCGCAAGCTGATGAGCTGGGTCGACAACGACGAGAGCTGA
- the serA gene encoding phosphoglycerate dehydrogenase — MSSKPVVLIAEELSPATVEALGPDFEIRHCNGADRAELLPAIVDVDAILVRSATKVDAEAIAAAKKLKVVARAGVGLDNVDVSAATKAGVMVVNAPTSNIVTAAELACGLLVATARNIPQANTALKNGEWKRNKYTGVELSEKTLGVVGLGRIGVLVAQRMSAFGMKIVAYDPYVQPARAAQMGVKMLTLDELLEVADFITVHLPKTPETLGLIGDEALHKVKPSVRIVNAARGGIVDEAALYTALKEGRVAGAGLDVYAKEPCTDSPLFELDQVVCTPHLGASTDEAQEKAGVSVAKSVRLALAGELVPDAVNVQGGVIAEDVRPGLPLAEKLGRIFTALAGEVAVRLDVEVCGEITQHDVKVLELSALKGVFEDVVDETVSYVNAPLFAQERGVEVRLTTSSESPDHRNVVTVRGTLSDGQEVSVSGTLAGPKHLQKIVGIGEYDVDLALADYMVVLRYTDRPGVVGTVGRVLGEGGLNIAGMQVARAEEHGEALAVLTVDAEVPAGVLADIAAEIGAVSARTVSLA, encoded by the coding sequence GTGAGCTCGAAACCTGTCGTACTCATCGCCGAAGAGCTGTCGCCCGCCACCGTCGAGGCGCTCGGCCCGGACTTCGAGATCCGCCACTGCAACGGCGCCGACCGCGCCGAACTGCTCCCCGCGATCGTCGACGTCGACGCGATCCTGGTCCGCTCGGCCACCAAGGTCGACGCCGAGGCCATCGCCGCGGCGAAGAAGCTCAAGGTCGTCGCCCGCGCCGGCGTCGGTCTGGACAACGTCGACGTCTCCGCCGCCACCAAGGCCGGCGTGATGGTCGTCAACGCCCCGACCTCGAACATCGTGACCGCGGCCGAACTCGCCTGCGGCCTGCTCGTCGCCACCGCCCGCAACATCCCGCAGGCCAACACCGCCCTGAAGAACGGCGAGTGGAAGCGGAACAAGTACACGGGTGTCGAGCTCAGCGAGAAGACCCTCGGCGTCGTCGGCCTCGGCCGCATCGGCGTCCTGGTCGCCCAGCGCATGTCGGCCTTCGGGATGAAGATCGTCGCGTACGACCCCTACGTCCAGCCCGCGCGCGCCGCCCAGATGGGCGTCAAGATGCTGACGCTGGACGAGCTCCTGGAGGTCGCCGACTTCATCACCGTGCACCTGCCCAAGACCCCGGAGACCCTCGGCCTCATCGGTGACGAGGCTCTGCACAAGGTCAAGCCGTCCGTCCGCATCGTCAACGCCGCGCGCGGCGGCATCGTCGACGAGGCCGCCCTGTACACGGCCCTCAAGGAGGGCCGCGTCGCCGGCGCCGGCCTCGACGTGTACGCGAAGGAGCCCTGCACGGACTCCCCGCTCTTCGAGCTCGACCAGGTCGTCTGCACCCCGCACCTCGGCGCGTCCACGGACGAGGCCCAGGAGAAGGCCGGTGTCTCCGTCGCCAAGTCGGTGCGCCTCGCCCTCGCCGGTGAGCTCGTACCGGACGCGGTCAACGTCCAGGGCGGCGTCATCGCCGAGGACGTCCGTCCGGGCCTGCCGCTCGCCGAGAAGCTCGGCCGCATCTTCACCGCCCTCGCGGGCGAGGTCGCGGTCCGCCTCGACGTCGAGGTCTGCGGCGAGATCACCCAGCACGACGTCAAGGTCCTCGAACTCTCCGCGCTCAAGGGTGTCTTCGAGGACGTCGTCGACGAGACGGTCTCCTACGTCAACGCCCCGCTGTTCGCGCAGGAGCGCGGTGTCGAGGTGCGCCTGACCACCAGCTCGGAGTCCCCGGACCACCGCAACGTGGTGACCGTCCGCGGCACCCTGTCGGACGGCCAGGAGGTGTCGGTCTCCGGCACGCTCGCGGGCCCGAAGCACCTTCAGAAGATCGTCGGCATCGGAGAGTACGACGTGGACCTGGCGCTCGCCGACTACATGGTCGTGCTGCGCTACACCGACCGCCCCGGCGTGGTCGGCACCGTCGGCCGCGTCCTCGGCGAGGGCGGCCTGAACATCGCGGGCATGCAGGTCGCCCGCGCGGAGGAGCACGGCGAGGCCCTGGCGGTCCTCACCGTCGACGCCGAGGTGCCGGCGGGTGTCCTCGCGGACATCGCCGCCGAGATCGGCGCGGTCTCGGCGCGCACCGTCAGCCTCGCCTGA
- a CDS encoding MFS transporter: MTNPAATARLAGRREWTAFTVLLLPLLLVSMDVSVLYFAIPAITAQLDPTATQQLWIFDSYAFALSGLLITMGSLGDRIGRRRLLLIGAGAFGLASAAAAYATSAEMLIAARFLLGVGGATLMPSTLALVRNLFRDDRQRGKAIALWSGAMTGGVALGSVLSGVMLNHFWWGSVFLVNVPAMLLLLALVPALVPEFKDPAPGRFDLLSVPLSMAAVLPVVYGLKEIAAEGVEPRYLGCLAVGLLLGHVFVRRQRGRDDAMVSRSLFRGRGFGAGVALNTIAAFAMLGSAYFTTQYLQSVLGMGTLEAALWSLAPSVVIGAAAPASAALARKTDRAHVVAGGFVLAAAGFTLIGLVDTDSLWLILAGSGVLASGVVTVMSLVSDMALGAAPAEKAGSAASLLETGTEFGGALGMAVLGSLGTAVYRGDLADAEPAARATLGGAVATAHRIGGPAGEEVLALAREAFVHGMRYAAWGGTALLLVAAVLAAALLRGTGTGTGTRAPDAAARKHEAAYN; this comes from the coding sequence ATGACGAACCCCGCCGCCACAGCGCGACTCGCCGGCCGCCGCGAGTGGACCGCCTTCACCGTCCTGTTGCTGCCCCTGCTCCTGGTCTCCATGGACGTCTCGGTCCTCTACTTCGCCATCCCGGCGATCACCGCACAGCTGGACCCGACCGCCACCCAGCAGCTCTGGATCTTCGACAGCTACGCCTTCGCCCTCTCCGGCCTGCTGATCACGATGGGTTCGCTCGGGGACCGGATCGGCCGCCGCAGGCTGCTGCTGATCGGCGCGGGCGCCTTCGGCCTCGCCTCGGCCGCCGCCGCGTACGCCACCAGCGCCGAGATGCTCATCGCGGCCCGCTTCCTGCTCGGCGTCGGCGGTGCGACCCTGATGCCGTCCACGCTCGCCCTCGTCCGCAACCTCTTCCGGGACGACAGGCAGCGCGGCAAGGCCATCGCCCTCTGGTCCGGGGCCATGACCGGCGGCGTCGCCCTCGGCTCCGTGCTGAGCGGCGTGATGCTGAACCACTTCTGGTGGGGCTCCGTCTTCCTGGTCAACGTGCCCGCGATGCTGCTCCTGCTGGCCCTCGTCCCGGCCTTGGTCCCGGAGTTCAAGGATCCCGCCCCCGGCCGCTTCGACCTGCTGTCGGTCCCGCTGTCCATGGCCGCCGTGCTGCCGGTCGTGTACGGCCTCAAGGAGATCGCCGCCGAGGGCGTCGAGCCCCGCTACCTGGGGTGCCTCGCCGTCGGACTGCTCCTCGGCCACGTCTTCGTCCGCCGCCAGCGCGGCCGTGACGACGCCATGGTCAGCCGCTCGCTGTTCCGGGGCCGCGGCTTCGGCGCCGGCGTCGCCCTGAACACCATCGCCGCCTTCGCCATGCTCGGCTCGGCCTACTTCACCACCCAGTACCTCCAGTCGGTGCTCGGCATGGGCACCCTGGAAGCCGCCCTGTGGAGCCTCGCCCCCTCCGTCGTCATCGGCGCGGCGGCTCCGGCCTCCGCGGCCCTGGCCCGCAAGACGGACCGCGCCCACGTCGTCGCCGGCGGGTTCGTCCTCGCCGCTGCCGGATTCACGCTGATCGGCCTCGTGGACACCGACTCGCTGTGGCTGATCCTGGCCGGCTCGGGCGTCCTGGCCTCGGGCGTCGTCACCGTGATGTCCCTGGTCTCCGACATGGCCCTGGGCGCGGCCCCCGCCGAGAAGGCCGGTTCCGCCGCCTCCCTGCTGGAGACCGGTACGGAGTTCGGCGGCGCCCTGGGCATGGCGGTCCTCGGCAGCCTGGGCACCGCGGTCTACCGCGGTGACCTCGCGGACGCCGAGCCCGCCGCCCGGGCGACCCTGGGCGGCGCCGTCGCCACCGCCCACCGGATCGGCGGGCCGGCCGGCGAAGAGGTCCTGGCCCTGGCCCGCGAGGCCTTCGTCCACGGGATGCGGTACGCGGCCTGGGGCGGTACGGCCCTGCTGCTCGTGGCGGCCGTGCTCGCCGCGGCCCTGCTGCGGGGCACCGGCACCGGCACCGGCACCCGCGCCCCGGACGCCGCGGCGCGCAAGCACGAGGCGGCGTACAACTGA
- a CDS encoding TetR/AcrR family transcriptional regulator, with amino-acid sequence MGHREDLLEGAKKCLVEKGFVRTTARDIVSASGTNLASIGYHYGSKDALLTEAFTGLIEEWGAVFQGGLDGEGGSLERFRALWEGVLAQHEKSAPVWAASLEVALSRDQRPELRAMLAASQAEGRRGLISMLTGTPEDQLEERDVRTLGSFYQALLNGLMIQWLFDPESAATAEEFTEGMRRAAEAMTGPRQ; translated from the coding sequence ATGGGACATCGTGAAGACCTGCTCGAAGGCGCCAAGAAGTGCCTGGTGGAGAAGGGGTTCGTCCGCACCACCGCCCGCGACATCGTCAGTGCCTCGGGGACGAACCTGGCCTCCATCGGCTACCACTACGGCTCCAAGGACGCCCTGCTCACGGAGGCCTTCACCGGCCTGATCGAGGAGTGGGGGGCGGTGTTCCAGGGAGGCCTGGACGGTGAGGGCGGGTCGCTGGAGCGCTTCCGCGCGCTCTGGGAGGGCGTCCTCGCGCAGCACGAGAAGTCCGCGCCGGTCTGGGCGGCCAGCCTGGAAGTGGCCCTGAGCCGGGACCAGCGGCCCGAGCTGCGGGCGATGCTCGCGGCCTCCCAGGCCGAGGGGCGGCGCGGGCTGATCTCGATGCTGACGGGAACCCCTGAGGACCAGCTCGAAGAGCGAGACGTGCGGACCCTGGGCTCCTTCTACCAGGCGCTGCTCAACGGCCTGATGATCCAGTGGCTCTTCGACCCGGAGTCGGCCGCCACGGCCGAGGAGTTCACCGAGGGCATGCGCCGGGCCGCCGAGGCCATGACCGGCCCGCGGCAGTAG